One genomic region from Rothia dentocariosa ATCC 17931 encodes:
- a CDS encoding cytochrome c biogenesis protein DipZ, translating to MLLSLIILGILGGLITGISPCILPILPVILVTGGADSARTASTEFGQTGIAKDSADNVQALFSRRSAVLGNAAPAPMQRTASRWRPYQVVGGLVLSFSLFTLLGSVILAALHLPQDTLRILGITFLIIVGLSMLIPPLERLLEKPFAKFSKLGAKRSTTRGGFLMGLALGLVYVPCAGPVLAAITLAGATGNIGIETVALTLSFAFGTAIPLLIFALAGRSIAERVKTFRTHQRGVRTASGVLLIALSIGLVFNVPAQLQRAIPNYTEGIEQTISQDTQNNIISSSTGGSISSCRPDEEKLQDCGSAPELAGGTGNFNTENQPSLAHMRGKVTLVDFWAYSCINCQRTAPHLNELYAKYHDYGLEIVGVHTPEYAFEHEGKNVQAGIENLGIKYPVVQDNDYAIWRAYSNRYWPAHYLIDSEGKLRAVHYGEGGHKVTEAQVRELLKAANPQVQLPDPIHKDDVQEETQNAHDARTPETYLGSKRAMYFAGQESYANGTRTFKPADRLAVDQYDLNGTWSITPERIEPQGNDGTLRINYSAHGAQVVAGGSGTIEVRRNGTTEKIHVDGAPNAHHIVRGDEQSSGVIELKVSPGVQLYSLTFS from the coding sequence ATGCTGTTATCGCTCATCATCCTTGGCATACTCGGTGGTCTTATCACTGGGATCTCGCCCTGTATCCTGCCTATCTTGCCCGTTATTCTCGTCACTGGCGGTGCAGATTCAGCGCGCACTGCATCTACCGAATTTGGACAAACAGGCATAGCAAAAGATTCTGCGGACAATGTGCAAGCCTTATTCTCGCGCAGAAGCGCAGTTCTCGGAAACGCAGCTCCAGCACCCATGCAGCGTACTGCATCACGCTGGCGTCCCTATCAAGTTGTAGGCGGGCTCGTTCTGAGCTTCAGCCTCTTTACCCTGCTCGGTTCGGTTATTCTTGCTGCCCTGCACTTGCCGCAAGATACGCTGAGGATTTTAGGTATCACCTTCCTCATTATTGTTGGGCTGAGCATGCTTATACCCCCGTTGGAGCGCCTGCTTGAAAAACCTTTCGCGAAATTCTCAAAACTCGGAGCGAAACGCAGCACCACACGTGGCGGCTTCCTCATGGGGCTTGCTCTCGGTCTCGTCTATGTGCCCTGCGCAGGTCCGGTTCTTGCAGCTATTACCCTTGCTGGCGCAACCGGAAACATCGGTATCGAAACCGTAGCACTCACCCTATCCTTTGCTTTCGGAACAGCGATCCCGTTGTTGATCTTTGCTCTTGCGGGGCGGAGCATTGCAGAACGAGTTAAGACGTTCCGCACCCACCAGCGTGGAGTACGCACCGCCTCGGGTGTACTCTTGATCGCTCTTTCAATCGGACTAGTATTCAACGTTCCCGCCCAGCTACAGCGCGCAATTCCGAATTATACGGAAGGGATTGAGCAGACTATCAGTCAAGATACGCAGAATAATATTATTTCCTCCTCCACCGGTGGGTCGATAAGCTCGTGCCGACCCGATGAAGAAAAATTGCAGGACTGCGGCTCTGCCCCGGAATTAGCAGGTGGCACGGGTAACTTTAACACTGAGAATCAGCCAAGTCTCGCTCATATGCGTGGAAAGGTTACACTCGTTGATTTTTGGGCATACTCGTGCATTAACTGTCAGAGGACGGCACCGCACCTGAATGAACTCTACGCCAAATATCATGATTATGGTCTAGAAATAGTGGGAGTACACACGCCGGAATATGCGTTCGAACACGAAGGTAAGAATGTCCAGGCAGGCATTGAGAACCTAGGTATTAAATACCCGGTAGTTCAAGACAACGACTATGCTATTTGGCGTGCTTACAGCAACCGCTATTGGCCTGCACACTATCTCATTGATAGTGAAGGTAAACTTCGTGCTGTTCACTATGGTGAAGGTGGGCATAAGGTGACTGAGGCACAGGTACGCGAACTTCTCAAAGCTGCAAACCCACAAGTGCAGCTTCCAGACCCTATTCACAAGGATGATGTACAAGAGGAAACACAAAACGCGCATGATGCGCGAACCCCTGAAACGTATCTAGGCTCTAAACGCGCAATGTACTTTGCGGGGCAAGAAAGCTACGCTAACGGAACCCGAACCTTCAAACCAGCAGATCGTCTAGCTGTTGACCAATACGACCTCAACGGTACGTGGTCCATAACCCCCGAACGTATTGAGCCTCAAGGAAACGACGGCACTTTGCGGATTAACTATAGTGCCCACGGAGCGCAGGTTGTTGCCGGCGGCAGCGGTACCATCGAAGTGCGGCGCAATGGTACAACGGAAAAGATTCACGTAGACGGCGCTCCCAACGCCCACCACATTGTGCGCGGCGATGAGCAAAGTAGCGGAGTTATTGAGCTCAAGGTCTCGCCCGGAGTGCAGCTGTACTCGCTCACCTTCTCATAA
- the zapE gene encoding cell division protein ZapE, translating to MPVTYEHLTERIPNVSAEELLAGFRPSERFGEVSFDSYIPDPNQPSQAEAVQKLKTFGDKINKGGSSGGFFGKLFGGKKKDSAKSGLYLDGGFGVGKTHLLASLWHYVDGPKAFGTFVEYTNLVGALTFRKTVEALSGYKLVCIDEFELDDPGDTVLMSRLMRELADAGVKLVATSNTLPGALGEGRFAAEDFKREIQVLAEQFEVHRVDGEDFRHRGLPAAPEPVTPDAFDAKVEEVFDGKTVGIDTFSELVEHLAKVHPSRYRQFIDGLQGIAWRDVHPITEQAVALRFVVLADRLYDKDLPIVSSGVPFDQVFTPEMLAGGYQKKYFRAVSRLTALAREGLLGESEA from the coding sequence GTGCCCGTCACCTACGAACACCTTACCGAACGTATCCCAAACGTCTCAGCAGAAGAGCTTCTCGCTGGATTTCGTCCCTCAGAACGATTCGGTGAAGTGTCATTCGACAGCTATATTCCCGATCCAAACCAGCCCTCCCAAGCTGAAGCAGTACAAAAACTCAAAACCTTCGGCGATAAAATCAACAAAGGAGGAAGTTCTGGCGGGTTCTTCGGCAAACTTTTTGGCGGTAAAAAGAAAGACTCCGCAAAATCCGGGCTCTATTTAGACGGCGGCTTCGGTGTTGGGAAAACCCACCTTCTAGCCTCCCTATGGCACTATGTTGACGGGCCCAAAGCCTTCGGTACCTTCGTCGAATACACCAACCTGGTTGGTGCCCTCACCTTCCGCAAAACCGTAGAAGCGCTCAGTGGATACAAGCTCGTCTGCATTGACGAATTCGAGCTTGATGACCCCGGCGATACTGTCCTCATGTCCCGCCTGATGCGCGAACTCGCAGATGCGGGCGTCAAACTCGTAGCAACCTCCAACACTCTGCCCGGTGCCCTCGGCGAAGGACGCTTTGCCGCCGAAGACTTCAAACGTGAAATCCAAGTACTCGCCGAACAATTCGAAGTACACCGTGTGGATGGTGAAGACTTCCGTCATCGCGGTCTTCCAGCTGCACCGGAACCCGTAACTCCCGACGCGTTCGACGCTAAGGTTGAGGAAGTATTCGATGGAAAAACCGTGGGTATCGATACTTTCTCAGAGCTTGTCGAACACTTAGCGAAAGTGCACCCTTCCCGTTACCGCCAGTTTATCGACGGTCTGCAGGGTATCGCTTGGCGCGATGTACACCCGATTACCGAGCAAGCGGTAGCGCTGCGCTTTGTTGTGCTCGCTGACCGTCTTTACGACAAAGACCTGCCGATCGTCTCATCCGGTGTACCTTTCGACCAGGTCTTCACACCCGAAATGCTTGCTGGCGGTTACCAGAAGAAGTACTTCCGTGCCGTCTCGCGTCTGACGGCGCTCGCTCGTGAAGGCTTGCTAGGGGAATCAGAGGCTTAG
- a CDS encoding DUF6318 family protein, producing the protein MSSMSRRGAFTVVGAGFITILTACSSQNKDAAPSASASAKATSPSHSAASASATPSGPSFKGELKLENYRSSGEFEPGTQEHPAQHVPVPVEPVKLREDSVEGLHAFVTYWLATLNYMLLTGDGNYFTNIDHTGDYTTIADFMQDMYASETGWVTGVQNPLTMSLDTDHPTKDEKNGFYTWKTTMKVNRESAVYTKTTNRSQPLPEVFKVPSGVVSGQVTAHYLEGTWRMVRRAPAAAGASASAGGENK; encoded by the coding sequence ATGAGCTCAATGTCGCGTCGTGGCGCTTTCACTGTTGTAGGTGCCGGTTTTATAACTATTCTTACCGCGTGCTCGTCGCAGAATAAGGATGCGGCGCCAAGTGCTAGCGCATCTGCCAAGGCTACATCGCCATCGCATTCGGCTGCCTCTGCATCTGCTACCCCTTCTGGCCCTAGTTTTAAGGGTGAGTTGAAGTTGGAGAACTACAGATCGTCTGGTGAATTTGAACCTGGCACGCAGGAGCATCCGGCGCAGCATGTGCCTGTTCCGGTGGAACCCGTGAAATTACGTGAGGATTCGGTTGAGGGCCTACACGCTTTTGTAACCTACTGGCTCGCGACTTTGAATTATATGCTTTTGACGGGTGACGGTAACTATTTCACGAATATTGATCATACGGGCGATTACACAACTATTGCCGATTTCATGCAGGATATGTACGCTTCAGAGACTGGCTGGGTGACTGGCGTGCAGAACCCGTTGACGATGTCTTTGGATACAGATCACCCAACGAAGGATGAGAAGAACGGATTTTATACCTGGAAGACAACGATGAAGGTTAATCGGGAGTCTGCGGTGTATACGAAGACGACGAACCGTTCGCAGCCGCTTCCTGAGGTTTTTAAGGTGCCGAGCGGTGTTGTCTCGGGCCAGGTGACGGCTCATTATCTTGAGGGAACGTGGCGTATGGTGCGCCGTGCTCCTGCCGCAGCGGGTGCTTCTGCCAGTGCGGGCGGGGAGAATAAGTAG
- a CDS encoding DUF6318 family protein — protein MTLVSRRQAVYLTGTGLTAATVTACTPKVQPVGNDASPSPGGTASAESAASAAGASPSASEGLQSSGKNYQGSVKLEKYDSKGEFKPGTREHKAENVPVPVEPENMHEESVDGMYSFIAFWVEAQNYLYLTGDGALLRKADPADDYTESIDLYKALYDSGVVWVLGEQHPMKISLNSAKPVKNPRSETSYMWIATVEFGEGTEIYNSQTQETYPLNDLMQSGSRVSVITQYENGAWRMLKDDGSQASPGGTKAP, from the coding sequence ATGACTCTAGTTTCACGTCGCCAAGCTGTGTATTTGACCGGTACGGGTCTCACAGCGGCAACGGTTACTGCCTGTACGCCAAAGGTTCAGCCGGTAGGTAATGATGCTTCTCCCTCACCCGGTGGTACCGCATCTGCTGAGAGCGCAGCCTCGGCGGCGGGGGCTTCCCCATCAGCATCGGAGGGTCTGCAAAGTTCTGGGAAGAACTATCAAGGATCTGTAAAACTAGAGAAATACGATTCTAAAGGTGAGTTCAAACCGGGCACCCGCGAGCATAAGGCCGAGAACGTACCGGTTCCTGTGGAACCAGAAAATATGCATGAAGAGTCTGTGGACGGCATGTACTCATTCATTGCATTCTGGGTTGAGGCACAAAACTATCTTTACTTAACGGGTGACGGTGCTCTGTTGCGTAAAGCTGATCCGGCTGATGATTACACCGAAAGTATTGATCTTTATAAAGCCTTGTACGACAGCGGTGTAGTGTGGGTTCTTGGGGAACAGCATCCTATGAAAATTTCACTCAACTCTGCAAAACCGGTGAAGAATCCACGGAGTGAAACATCGTATATGTGGATTGCTACCGTTGAGTTTGGTGAAGGTACTGAAATCTATAATTCGCAGACTCAGGAGACTTACCCCCTTAATGACCTTATGCAGTCTGGGTCTAGGGTCTCGGTGATCACTCAATATGAGAATGGGGCATGGCGCATGCTCAAGGACGACGGCTCGCAGGCTTCGCCCGGTGGCACTAAGGCACCTTAG
- the msrA gene encoding peptide-methionine (S)-S-oxide reductase MsrA, translating into MKSLVVGGGCFWCIDAVFRQFQGVKASVCGYAGGHTQNPDYRSVCSGTTGHHEVVRVDFDESVIGEDAILDIFFAAHDATSWDQQGADRGSQYRSVLLYSSDEQKAVFEAAKERAQSFFDSPVVTEIKPLTEFWEAEGYHQDYYAKNPYQGYCSVVVGPKVAKVRKQYAHLLKD; encoded by the coding sequence ATGAAAAGCTTGGTTGTTGGCGGCGGTTGTTTTTGGTGTATTGACGCTGTTTTTCGGCAGTTCCAGGGTGTAAAAGCAAGCGTATGCGGGTATGCGGGCGGGCACACCCAAAACCCCGATTATCGGTCTGTATGCTCGGGAACGACGGGGCATCACGAGGTTGTTCGGGTTGATTTTGATGAATCGGTTATAGGTGAAGACGCGATTTTGGATATTTTCTTCGCCGCACACGATGCGACAAGTTGGGATCAGCAGGGTGCCGACCGTGGTTCGCAGTACCGTTCCGTACTGTTGTATTCCTCTGACGAACAGAAGGCTGTGTTTGAGGCTGCGAAAGAGCGAGCTCAGTCATTCTTCGACTCCCCAGTTGTCACCGAGATTAAACCGCTGACTGAGTTTTGGGAAGCAGAAGGGTACCACCAGGATTACTACGCGAAGAACCCATATCAGGGGTACTGCTCCGTAGTAGTTGGGCCTAAGGTAGCGAAAGTGCGCAAACAATATGCTCATCTTTTGAAAGACTAA
- a CDS encoding Nif3-like dinuclear metal center hexameric protein: MTTPTLSHIVDTFHSLYPPHLAASWDSSGLVCGRLQTRVKHVHFAVDAISATAQEAVNLGVGLLITHHPLLLRGTSFIPDSDYKGNVLHTLIEGGCGLLGAHTNADAAVAGVNEALCEALNLQGCEPLTDQQQQELAGKEYSVGTGRVGVLTRPLTLQELSEELAAALPATAGGLRVAGSPQKLIRRVALCGGAGDSLFDAVRASEADVYITADLRHHPASEFREQELVRGTDTALIDCSHAASESLWLNRAAERLQETLAGQGYSIEISVSSLNTDPWDFHVSTGQTIGSASTPR; this comes from the coding sequence ATGACAACACCTACGCTATCCCACATTGTTGATACTTTTCATAGCCTGTATCCGCCGCACCTTGCCGCTAGCTGGGATTCTTCCGGGCTAGTCTGCGGACGTTTACAGACCCGCGTTAAACATGTGCATTTTGCAGTTGATGCCATATCAGCAACCGCCCAAGAAGCCGTAAATCTTGGGGTCGGTCTTCTTATCACTCACCACCCGCTTCTCTTGCGTGGTACCAGCTTCATACCCGACTCCGATTACAAAGGCAACGTGCTCCATACCCTCATTGAAGGCGGATGTGGCCTGCTCGGTGCGCACACCAATGCTGATGCCGCCGTCGCTGGTGTCAACGAGGCTCTCTGTGAAGCGCTTAATCTGCAAGGATGTGAACCGCTGACTGATCAGCAGCAGCAAGAACTTGCGGGCAAGGAATATAGCGTTGGAACAGGTCGTGTAGGTGTTCTTACCCGCCCTCTTACCTTGCAGGAACTCTCTGAAGAACTAGCTGCTGCTCTTCCTGCAACAGCGGGTGGGCTGCGCGTTGCGGGATCCCCACAAAAACTTATTCGCCGTGTTGCCCTCTGCGGAGGCGCCGGTGACTCGTTGTTTGATGCCGTGCGGGCATCTGAAGCCGATGTCTATATCACTGCAGATTTACGGCATCACCCTGCCAGTGAGTTCCGGGAGCAAGAACTTGTACGAGGTACTGATACTGCACTCATCGACTGTTCGCATGCTGCAAGTGAATCTTTATGGTTAAATCGTGCTGCGGAACGTCTGCAAGAAACCCTAGCGGGCCAGGGATACAGTATTGAAATTTCGGTATCCTCGCTAAATACCGACCCCTGGGATTTTCATGTAAGCACTGGACAAACCATTGGTTCGGCAAGCACACCTCGCTAA
- a CDS encoding S-layer homology domain-containing protein, producing MSFTFKLRKAPTTICSLTLVGATLAPSTPVFAETQQPQTTDSQRQPAVVAQEDLSTLNQVEGNATPQTVSPQKRFIDVPESSTFYNEITWLFNRKITIGYPDSTYHPKDYIERSGIAVYFYRLAGSPQVDLPEKSPFTDVSPNDMWYKEMVWFHQQGLTTGWSDGTFRPHDLVDRNAMAAFFYRFAGNPQFEAPEVSPFWDLSPDEPFYKEIVWLRSTGITTGWSDGSFHPYEPISREAMAAFIYRYAHMKR from the coding sequence ATGTCTTTCACTTTTAAACTTCGTAAAGCTCCCACGACTATATGCTCACTTACCCTAGTTGGCGCTACTCTTGCACCTAGCACCCCCGTCTTTGCAGAGACTCAGCAGCCCCAAACCACCGATTCTCAGAGGCAGCCTGCCGTTGTTGCACAGGAAGATCTCTCGACCTTAAATCAGGTGGAAGGTAACGCAACTCCGCAGACCGTTTCGCCTCAGAAACGTTTTATTGACGTTCCTGAATCTTCTACTTTTTATAATGAGATTACTTGGCTTTTTAACCGTAAGATCACGATCGGTTACCCCGATAGCACATATCACCCGAAAGATTATATTGAGCGTTCGGGTATAGCTGTTTATTTCTATCGCCTGGCAGGCTCCCCGCAAGTTGACCTTCCCGAAAAGTCGCCTTTCACAGACGTTTCTCCTAACGATATGTGGTATAAGGAAATGGTGTGGTTCCATCAGCAGGGTCTTACCACTGGCTGGTCTGATGGAACTTTCCGCCCGCATGACCTGGTAGATCGTAACGCTATGGCAGCGTTCTTCTACCGCTTTGCGGGCAACCCTCAGTTTGAGGCACCTGAGGTTTCTCCTTTTTGGGATTTGAGTCCAGACGAGCCTTTCTATAAAGAGATTGTCTGGCTTCGCAGCACAGGTATTACAACCGGGTGGTCGGATGGTTCCTTCCATCCCTATGAGCCTATTTCACGTGAAGCAATGGCGGCGTTTATTTACCGTTATGCACATATGAAGCGCTAA
- a CDS encoding YaaA family protein — protein MLILLPPSEGKTPAPRTHAPVNLAELSFPELTTEREDVLEELMRVSAQEDALDVLGVGASLTAEIERNTRLVEEPAHPAAKVYTGVLFEALDYASFSPDERELAQKSVLISSALWGVVQLEDHIPAYRLSMGTKLGAIGTLATYWRGVLGNALTAYAQGQLILDCRSSAYAKSWVSPSAQTLAVRVERVAADGSRKVVSHMAKHYRGKLARYVITHALAEQPFEGTAGISEFLEALDRDWELECTLPTPKKAGTLTLIIRE, from the coding sequence ATGCTGATTCTTCTGCCTCCTTCTGAGGGTAAGACCCCTGCGCCTCGCACACACGCACCAGTTAATCTTGCCGAGTTATCGTTTCCAGAGCTCACAACCGAACGTGAAGATGTGCTGGAAGAACTCATGCGAGTTTCCGCTCAGGAAGACGCTCTAGATGTCCTCGGGGTGGGTGCCTCACTCACGGCGGAGATTGAACGAAACACGCGGTTAGTGGAGGAACCTGCTCATCCGGCGGCTAAAGTCTATACGGGCGTGCTCTTTGAGGCGCTGGATTACGCCAGTTTCTCCCCCGATGAACGGGAGTTGGCTCAGAAGTCCGTTCTTATTTCATCTGCTTTATGGGGTGTGGTGCAACTTGAGGATCATATTCCTGCGTATCGGCTGTCTATGGGAACCAAGCTTGGCGCTATAGGTACTCTGGCTACATATTGGCGCGGAGTTTTGGGGAATGCTTTGACCGCATACGCGCAGGGGCAGCTCATTCTTGACTGCCGCTCCAGCGCTTACGCAAAATCGTGGGTATCGCCGTCAGCCCAGACATTAGCGGTCCGTGTTGAACGCGTTGCAGCAGATGGTTCACGCAAGGTTGTCTCCCACATGGCAAAGCATTATCGCGGAAAGTTAGCTCGCTACGTGATCACTCATGCCCTTGCTGAGCAACCTTTTGAAGGTACAGCAGGCATTTCAGAATTCTTGGAGGCGCTTGACCGCGATTGGGAGCTTGAATGTACATTACCGACACCTAAGAAAGCAGGAACACTGACCCTTATTATCCGTGAATAG
- the def gene encoding peptide deformylase: MAIRPVVIYGNPVLHRPAAPVTAFDDEFKALVTDMYETMDAAHGVGLAAPQIGVGLRVFTYQMENEDGVPARGCIVNPRLTLGKVSAAEPDPHDEEEGCLSFPGYGFPLKRAEWVTVNGFDVEGNPLRFEATGWFARCMQHETDHLDGKLYVNRLNKKWTSRMKKVVKREGWTVEDNSWMPGVDPDPFGH; encoded by the coding sequence GTGGCTATTCGCCCTGTTGTTATTTATGGCAATCCCGTTTTACACCGCCCGGCTGCTCCGGTCACGGCTTTTGACGATGAGTTCAAGGCTCTTGTCACTGATATGTATGAAACCATGGACGCAGCCCACGGAGTGGGTCTCGCGGCTCCTCAAATCGGGGTAGGTTTACGAGTTTTTACCTACCAGATGGAAAATGAAGATGGTGTTCCTGCCCGCGGGTGCATCGTTAATCCCAGGCTAACTCTCGGCAAGGTGTCCGCTGCAGAGCCCGACCCTCATGACGAAGAAGAAGGGTGTCTTTCGTTCCCGGGCTACGGTTTTCCTCTCAAACGTGCTGAGTGGGTTACTGTCAATGGATTTGATGTCGAAGGCAATCCGCTCAGGTTTGAGGCAACTGGTTGGTTTGCCCGCTGTATGCAGCACGAGACCGACCATCTTGATGGAAAACTATATGTGAATCGTCTTAATAAAAAATGGACTTCTCGCATGAAGAAAGTTGTTAAACGCGAAGGCTGGACTGTTGAGGACAATAGTTGGATGCCCGGCGTAGATCCTGACCCGTTTGGACATTAA
- a CDS encoding acyl-CoA dehydrogenase family protein: MFYSPEERGFSVQSTLTFSEDHELFREAVREFVAHEITPHYPEWEQAHIMPRSVWQAAGEAGVLGLAVPEEFGGAQLSDYEYQLVLTQELATVGGYGFALAVHLQQDLVLPYLLAYGTHEQKERWLPQMVSGDLVSSCAFTEPGAGSDLRACRTSAVRDGDSYLLNGQKTFIGSGISGDAALVLARTDGSSERASEDSFSLFFVEKSEGYTPGRQLDKMGIRASDTAELFFENVRVPAENLIGELGQGLTYIKQHLPQARLAIAAASAVISRTTLNATLEYVKERKVFGSRVADFQNTRFELANALMNTELSELYVARAIAAFNAGELTAEDAAKAKVFASEKACTITDRCLQLFGGYGYINEHPVAQAFLAARLLPIFGGTNELLRDSIGFDLLAE; the protein is encoded by the coding sequence ATGTTTTATTCCCCTGAGGAAAGAGGATTTTCTGTGCAATCAACTCTGACATTTTCTGAAGACCATGAGCTGTTCCGAGAAGCAGTCCGTGAATTCGTGGCACACGAAATAACCCCTCACTACCCCGAATGGGAACAAGCACATATTATGCCTCGCTCAGTATGGCAAGCCGCCGGAGAAGCAGGAGTATTAGGACTTGCTGTCCCCGAAGAATTTGGCGGAGCTCAGCTGTCCGATTACGAGTATCAATTAGTTCTAACCCAAGAACTCGCAACCGTTGGAGGATATGGGTTTGCGCTCGCAGTGCATCTTCAACAGGATCTGGTGCTCCCCTATTTACTCGCATACGGTACACATGAGCAAAAGGAACGTTGGCTGCCCCAAATGGTAAGCGGTGACCTTGTGTCCTCATGCGCGTTTACAGAACCAGGCGCAGGCTCCGATCTGCGGGCATGCCGCACATCCGCAGTGCGCGATGGGGACTCTTACCTTCTCAACGGGCAGAAGACTTTTATCGGCTCTGGTATTTCGGGGGATGCAGCCCTCGTGTTGGCCCGCACCGATGGTTCCTCTGAACGTGCTTCTGAGGATTCATTCTCCCTCTTTTTTGTCGAAAAATCTGAAGGTTACACCCCGGGACGGCAGCTCGACAAGATGGGTATTCGGGCCTCAGATACTGCCGAGCTATTCTTCGAGAATGTACGTGTTCCCGCTGAGAACCTTATCGGTGAGCTTGGTCAAGGCTTGACCTATATTAAACAACATCTGCCCCAAGCGCGCTTAGCGATTGCCGCTGCATCCGCGGTCATCAGCAGGACTACTCTCAACGCCACACTAGAGTATGTAAAAGAACGTAAGGTTTTTGGGTCTCGTGTGGCAGATTTTCAGAATACCCGTTTTGAACTAGCTAATGCTCTCATGAATACAGAACTTTCCGAACTCTACGTGGCACGCGCTATAGCGGCTTTTAACGCTGGGGAGCTTACCGCTGAGGACGCCGCTAAAGCCAAGGTCTTTGCCTCTGAAAAAGCCTGCACAATTACCGATCGGTGTCTGCAGCTTTTCGGCGGCTATGGCTATATTAATGAGCATCCTGTAGCCCAAGCGTTCCTCGCGGCACGGCTACTGCCTATTTTTGGGGGTACAAACGAGCTTCTGCGCGATAGCATAGGATTTGACCTACTCGCTGAGTAG
- a CDS encoding single-stranded DNA-binding protein, translating into MADTVILRGFTATAPQLRTLPTGIPVVNFRLASTPRWFDSATNSWREGQTSWYTVCAYRKLAQNIAASLTVGSPVLLTGRVRTQQWQREDGSQGASVEVDASSIGLDLTFGTSTFSRAVEHSGTQSHTQDDTTNPVQKDISQDGHAAPQQPSSTQQYPNRALQETGPRGTASSPQREFSQPKNTVPASTDTHQTVQQSSEPTNSFEYEKQSDQISEMAPF; encoded by the coding sequence ATGGCTGATACCGTTATCCTACGCGGGTTTACCGCAACCGCCCCACAGCTACGCACACTTCCGACCGGAATTCCAGTCGTCAATTTTAGGTTGGCAAGCACGCCACGCTGGTTTGACTCAGCAACAAACTCCTGGCGCGAGGGACAAACAAGCTGGTACACTGTCTGCGCCTACCGCAAGCTGGCACAAAATATTGCCGCCTCCCTCACAGTGGGAAGTCCCGTACTCCTCACCGGGCGCGTTCGCACACAACAGTGGCAGCGCGAAGACGGTTCTCAAGGTGCATCTGTCGAAGTTGATGCCAGCAGTATCGGTCTTGACCTTACCTTCGGCACCAGCACATTCTCACGCGCTGTAGAGCACAGCGGCACGCAATCCCACACTCAGGATGACACAACAAACCCGGTTCAGAAGGATATATCGCAGGACGGCCATGCCGCTCCCCAACAACCATCGAGTACACAGCAATACCCAAACCGCGCCCTTCAAGAAACTGGACCACGAGGAACAGCATCTTCACCTCAACGGGAATTTTCACAACCCAAAAACACTGTTCCAGCATCTACAGATACGCACCAGACTGTTCAACAATCTTCAGAACCTACAAATAGTTTTGAGTATGAGAAACAAAGCGATCAAATATCTGAAATGGCACCCTTCTAG